The Daucus carota subsp. sativus chromosome 9, DH1 v3.0, whole genome shotgun sequence genome window below encodes:
- the LOC108203101 gene encoding E3 ubiquitin-protein ligase ATL6, with translation MSIRLILSLLLFVGFVNSQSPPPPSPIGPEYPYAKFSPSMAIIIAVLVTALFFMGFFSIYLRRCADTTTGGSMRPALSLRRRQAASRGLSEEVITTFPTMAYSEVKDLKIGKGALECAVCLNEFEDDETLRLLPKCDHVFHPECIDLWLASHVTCPVCRADLVPKPVESAELLARPEEENVVDHREEIEVVVVSSGGDQVDVNPQEPAVSRVMNRTGSLRSNRPPRSGSVRSRIFGFGNKFPRSHSTGHSLVQLGENVDRYTLRLPEEVRKEIIRRALLNRTGSCAEPGSRKGHQAGEGSSRGKSYRRLGSLENVVKSDRWVFSKMPSFLSRALSVRTPRGTGESSSSAAAKGDQAGLVANDSAKLPV, from the coding sequence ATGTCGATCCGGTTGATTTTATCCCTCCTGTTGTTCGTAGGATTCGTGAATTCACAATCACCGCCGCCACCGAGCCCGATCGGTCCGGAGTACCCGTACGCGAAATTCAGCCCTTCGATGGCGATAATAATTGCCGTGTTGGTCACGGCACTTTTCTTCATGGGATTTTTCTCGATTTATCTTCGTCGTTGTGCGGACACAACGACGGGAGGGAGTATGCGCCCCGCGCTCTCCCTCCGGAGACGCCAAGCGGCGTCTCGGGGATTAAGTGAGGAAGTGATCACCACTTTCCCCACTATGGCTTATTCAGAAGTGAAGGATTTGAAGATTGGGAAAGGCGCGTTGGAGTGCGCGGTTTGCTTGAATGAATTCGAGGATGACGAGACTTTAAGATTGTTGCCTAAGTGTGACCACGTTTTTCATCCCGAGTGCATTGATTTGTGGCTTGCGTCGCACGTTACTTGCCCGGTCTGCCGGGCTGATCTCGTGCCTAAACCGGTCGAGTCTGCGGAGCTGCTGGCTCGACCGGAGGAGGAAAATGTGGTGGATCATAGGGAGGAGATTGAAGTTGTGGTTGTTTCTAGTGGTGGTGATCAAGTGGATGTGAATCCGCAAGAACCGGCGGTTTCGAGGGTAATGAACCGGACCGGGAGTTTGCGGTCGAACCGGCCGCCGCGGTCGGGTTCGGTCCGGTCGAGAATTTTTGGGTTTGGGAACAAGTTTCCGCGGTCTCATTCGACGGGTCATTCGCTGGTGCAGTTAGGAGAGAATGTGGACCGGTACACTCTACGATTGCCGGAGGAAGTAAGGAAGGAGATAATTCGGAGGGCGTTGTTGAACCGGACCGGGAGTTGCGCTGAACCGGGTTCACGAAAAGGGCATCAAGCCGGAGAGGGTTCGAGCCGGGGAAAATCTTACAGGCGGTTGGGGAGCTTGGAAAATGTAGTCAAGTCAGACCGGTGGGTTTTCTCCAAAATGCCGTCGTTTTTGTCGAGAGCTTTGTCGGTGAGGACGCCGAGAGGAACCGGAGAAAGCAGCTCCTCCGCCGCGGCGAAGGGTGATCAGGCCGGTCTAGTTGCCAATGACTCGGCCAAGTTGCCGGTTTAA